A genome region from Methylohalobius crimeensis 10Ki includes the following:
- a CDS encoding glycosyltransferase family 4 protein yields MKKIIMNFPSIGIVSPEFPPDIGGVENYALGYARALSDRGYPVTLFTKRHPEGEIHPPRIEIRPELKLRRVLDRTLLKDRGIDAWHAMNAAYAWMAEETEKPVVVSVHGNDFLRAYFPVSAPALYRFGPFWRWEVPWRRMENAWRMDTTAKLRRWLPKAACILTNSHYTEKVLLETIPACRGKTLPALVGVDPFFLSLPLCDADRHRPIRLISITRLSEPRKNIHRVLHALADLRQYEFHYTIVGDGREKSELEALTKSLNLQNRVSFAGRMDREDLREKLRQSDLFILTSSILPTSHEGFGLVYLEAAACGVPSLAARLAGAAEAVAEGESGFFVETPETKAIATALASFLCGETRFEREACREFARGFSWERVVKPALPFYAGSARL; encoded by the coding sequence TTGAAAAAAATAATTATGAATTTTCCATCCATCGGTATCGTATCCCCCGAATTCCCCCCCGACATCGGCGGCGTCGAGAACTACGCCCTAGGTTACGCCCGCGCGCTTTCCGATCGGGGCTATCCGGTGACCCTCTTCACCAAGCGCCATCCCGAAGGGGAAATTCATCCGCCGAGGATTGAAATCCGCCCCGAATTGAAGTTGCGCCGGGTGCTGGATCGAACCCTGCTGAAAGACCGCGGCATCGATGCCTGGCATGCGATGAATGCCGCGTATGCCTGGATGGCCGAAGAAACGGAAAAACCCGTCGTCGTTTCGGTACACGGCAATGATTTTCTCCGCGCCTACTTTCCGGTGAGCGCACCGGCCCTTTATCGATTCGGACCTTTTTGGCGTTGGGAAGTCCCCTGGCGCCGAATGGAAAACGCATGGCGGATGGACACCACCGCCAAGCTCCGACGCTGGCTGCCGAAAGCCGCCTGTATCCTGACCAACAGCCACTACACGGAAAAGGTCCTGCTGGAAACAATCCCCGCTTGCCGCGGCAAAACCTTGCCCGCATTGGTGGGGGTCGACCCTTTTTTTCTTTCGCTGCCGTTATGCGACGCAGACCGTCACAGACCGATCCGGCTGATCAGCATCACCCGATTGTCCGAACCTCGCAAAAACATCCACCGGGTACTGCACGCCTTGGCCGATCTGAGGCAATACGAATTTCACTACACCATTGTCGGCGATGGCCGAGAAAAGTCGGAACTGGAGGCGTTGACGAAATCGCTGAACCTCCAAAATCGGGTCTCCTTCGCCGGTCGCATGGATCGAGAAGATTTGCGGGAAAAACTGCGTCAATCCGATTTATTTATTTTGACCTCGTCGATTTTACCCACCAGTCACGAGGGATTCGGCTTGGTTTACCTGGAAGCCGCCGCTTGCGGTGTCCCTTCGCTGGCCGCAAGACTGGCCGGCGCCGCGGAAGCGGTGGCCGAAGGTGAAAGCGGCTTTTTCGTGGAAACGCCCGAAACCAAAGCCATCGCCACGGCCCTGGCGTCTTTCTTGTGCGGCGAGACCCGCTTCGAACGCGAAGCCTGCCGCGAGTTTGCGCGCGGATTTTCCTGGGAACGGGTGGTGAAGCCAGCGCTTCCATTCTATGCCGGGAGTGCTAGACTTTAA
- a CDS encoding glycosyltransferase codes for MEMPFVSIVIPALNCAHEVSDCIAALRAQDYPADRMEIIVADNGSTDDTVERLNELGVFTVVRRERGRSRALNAGLARARGEIILTTDVSCRPRRNWVSKVVQCFENPDVGCVAGEIEMLPTHSNLALRFQERNRYMSPLHAFSRRQLPHLPFADGANASFRRKVFEEIGAFEESFFKGADVEICYRLLILTDYKIVFCPDCVVEEPGEPDLKALLRQRFRMGMGTNLMQARFPAFFERNKEKISIKRCYWALRSRLGKIARFVYAAFRNDRATVEDAFVRYLMSIWQNMGKYYGVWYLKRQRSKPTPLDSERTTFFMESMDSLKYRIILIAGL; via the coding sequence ATGGAGATGCCCTTCGTATCCATCGTCATTCCGGCATTGAATTGTGCACACGAGGTTTCCGACTGCATCGCAGCCTTGCGCGCCCAGGACTATCCGGCCGATCGCATGGAAATCATCGTCGCCGACAACGGTTCCACGGACGATACTGTCGAACGCTTAAACGAATTAGGGGTTTTTACCGTCGTTCGGCGCGAGCGTGGACGAAGCCGGGCATTGAATGCGGGGCTGGCCCGGGCAAGGGGGGAAATCATTTTAACCACGGACGTCAGTTGCCGCCCGCGAAGAAATTGGGTGTCCAAGGTCGTGCAATGCTTTGAAAATCCGGATGTGGGTTGCGTCGCCGGCGAAATCGAAATGTTGCCCACGCACTCCAACCTTGCTCTGCGCTTCCAGGAAAGAAATCGCTATATGTCGCCCCTACATGCATTCTCCCGGCGTCAGTTGCCCCACTTGCCGTTCGCCGACGGTGCGAACGCGTCCTTCCGCCGCAAGGTGTTCGAGGAAATCGGAGCGTTCGAAGAAAGTTTTTTCAAGGGAGCAGACGTGGAGATTTGTTACCGTCTCCTGATACTCACCGACTACAAGATTGTTTTTTGTCCCGATTGCGTGGTGGAGGAACCGGGTGAACCCGACTTGAAAGCGCTGTTGCGGCAACGGTTCCGGATGGGCATGGGGACGAACTTGATGCAGGCAAGATTTCCCGCGTTTTTTGAACGAAATAAAGAAAAAATATCGATTAAACGCTGTTACTGGGCATTGCGGAGCAGGCTCGGGAAAATTGCCCGCTTCGTTTACGCCGCTTTCAGAAACGATCGCGCCACCGTGGAAGACGCCTTCGTCCGCTATTTAATGAGCATCTGGCAAAACATGGGTAAGTACTACGGTGTTTGGTACTTGAAACGCCAACGATCGAAACCAACCCCCCTGGATTCAGAGCGCACGACTTTCTTCATGGAAAGCATGGATTCCTTGAAATACCGAATCATCCTGATTGCCGGTCTCTGA
- a CDS encoding type II toxin-antitoxin system HicB family antitoxin translates to MKLKVVVHQAEEGGFWAEVPSIPGCATQGETFEELLCNLYDAVEGCLSVDMEEVSLTEKDKILEIAV, encoded by the coding sequence ATGAAATTAAAAGTTGTGGTCCACCAAGCTGAAGAAGGCGGTTTTTGGGCAGAAGTTCCGTCAATCCCGGGTTGTGCCACCCAGGGAGAGACGTTTGAGGAATTATTATGCAATCTCTATGACGCCGTGGAAGGTTGTCTTTCCGTGGACATGGAAGAGGTTTCTTTGACCGAAAAGGATAAAATCCTGGAGATCGCGGTTTGA
- a CDS encoding glycosyltransferase: MNQNYKPKISVIMPCFNAASYVEESVRCVMEQSYPNVELILVDDGSTDGSVKIVQRLAEEFPGRIRQFFQDHAGPYPARNQGLRHAKGEYVAFLDADDWWTRDCLEKLHAALAEHSETVVAYCGWQNVGLTGGRGEPHSPPDYELEDKTVRFLRAAAPWPIHAALVRRTAIDQAGGFDLTLPTCMDYDLWLRIAEPRPIRRVPEVLAFYRHHTSGQITSTQWRQAKNSWLVKRKFIREHPERVRHLERNRLRELVDGGLLSRGYDNFWKRDLVSARRIFRMSLFRGGWQLKDLKYLLPALLPEPLYIWLVTRRDRPA; this comes from the coding sequence ATGAATCAGAATTATAAGCCCAAAATCTCCGTAATCATGCCCTGCTTCAACGCCGCTTCCTATGTGGAGGAATCGGTGCGCTGCGTGATGGAGCAAAGCTATCCAAACGTGGAGCTGATCCTGGTGGACGACGGTTCCACCGACGGCTCGGTGAAAATCGTTCAGCGCTTGGCGGAGGAATTTCCCGGACGCATCCGTCAATTTTTCCAGGATCATGCCGGACCTTATCCCGCGCGCAATCAGGGACTTCGACATGCCAAGGGAGAGTACGTCGCCTTCCTGGATGCTGACGATTGGTGGACTCGAGATTGTCTGGAAAAACTGCACGCCGCTCTCGCCGAACATTCGGAAACAGTCGTAGCCTACTGCGGTTGGCAAAATGTCGGGCTGACCGGAGGACGCGGGGAACCGCACAGCCCTCCGGATTACGAACTGGAAGACAAAACCGTACGTTTCCTGCGCGCCGCGGCGCCTTGGCCCATCCACGCGGCGCTGGTCAGGCGGACCGCGATCGACCAGGCGGGCGGCTTCGACCTGACCCTGCCCACCTGCATGGACTACGATCTCTGGCTCCGAATCGCCGAGCCTCGCCCCATCCGGCGGGTGCCCGAAGTGTTGGCCTTTTACCGGCACCATACCTCCGGCCAAATCACTTCCACCCAATGGCGGCAGGCAAAGAACAGTTGGTTGGTGAAGCGCAAGTTCATCCGCGAGCACCCCGAGCGGGTTCGCCATCTGGAGCGGAACCGGTTGCGGGAACTGGTGGACGGCGGTCTGCTGAGTCGCGGTTATGACAATTTCTGGAAACGGGATCTGGTATCCGCTCGCCGCATCTTCCGCATGTCCCTGTTCAGGGGCGGCTGGCAGCTTAAGGACCTGAAATATCTGCTGCCGGCTTTGCTGCCGGAACCCCTTTATATTTGGCTCGTCACCCGAAGGGATCGTCCCGCATGA
- a CDS encoding type II toxin-antitoxin system HicA family toxin codes for MKAVSGKRFCQVLQAKGWQLKRITGSHHIYAKADSPIRISVPVHGNSPLKSVCKSI; via the coding sequence TTGAAAGCGGTCAGTGGCAAAAGATTTTGCCAAGTTTTGCAAGCAAAAGGCTGGCAACTGAAGCGGATAACCGGGAGCCATCATATCTACGCCAAGGCGGACAGCCCTATTCGGATCTCAGTTCCGGTTCATGGAAATTCTCCCTTAAAATCGGTTTGCAAAAGCATTTGA
- a CDS encoding type II toxin-antitoxin system MqsA family antitoxin has product MKCVICKTGVLHSGRTTVTLEGKGVTIIIKNVPADICDNCGEYYLSEEITDRILTLAEESRHKGTEIEILRWAA; this is encoded by the coding sequence ATGAAATGTGTCATCTGCAAAACAGGCGTACTCCACTCCGGGCGTACTACGGTCACCCTGGAGGGGAAGGGAGTCACGATCATCATTAAGAATGTACCGGCTGATATTTGTGACAACTGCGGTGAATACTACCTTTCAGAGGAAATCACCGACCGGATTTTGACACTGGCAGAGGAATCCCGGCATAAAGGAACGGAAATCGAGATCCTGCGATGGGCAGCATGA
- a CDS encoding polysaccharide deacetylase family protein has product MSRALILMYHQVDTPSTARERRFCVAPGEFRRQMDWLKQAGYRPVGMEAIVSPMIEGGRIPDKAVHITFDDGFVGVLEHAWPILQERGIPATLFPVSGYTGRTNEWMRHSRFPRRALLSAAQLRLLAEEGMAIGSHTRTHARLTEIQPEQAETEISRSKNELEELLQTRVSHFAYPYGRFNRSVRDMVERAGYRSACSTLSGFNRSSEDPFQIRRIDVFGTDRLWEFRQKIEFGTNEASRVKPFTYYAGRLGIRLGRGLRQR; this is encoded by the coding sequence ATGAGCCGCGCCCTGATCCTCATGTATCATCAGGTGGACACGCCGTCCACCGCTCGGGAGAGACGCTTCTGCGTTGCTCCCGGGGAATTCCGCCGCCAAATGGATTGGCTTAAGCAAGCGGGCTACCGGCCCGTCGGCATGGAGGCGATCGTGTCTCCCATGATCGAAGGCGGCCGAATCCCCGACAAGGCGGTGCATATCACGTTCGACGACGGTTTCGTGGGGGTTTTGGAACATGCCTGGCCGATTTTGCAGGAACGCGGCATCCCCGCTACCCTGTTCCCGGTCTCGGGATACACGGGCCGGACCAATGAATGGATGCGGCACAGCCGGTTTCCCCGTCGCGCACTGCTTTCGGCCGCTCAGCTTCGCCTGCTCGCCGAGGAAGGCATGGCCATCGGCAGCCACACAAGAACCCATGCACGCCTGACGGAAATACAACCGGAGCAGGCCGAAACCGAAATCAGCCGCAGCAAGAACGAGCTGGAAGAATTGTTGCAAACCCGAGTTAGTCATTTCGCCTATCCCTACGGTCGATTCAATCGATCCGTGCGAGATATGGTCGAGCGGGCCGGTTACCGCTCGGCGTGTTCCACGCTTTCCGGTTTCAACCGATCGAGCGAGGACCCTTTCCAGATTCGGCGAATCGACGTATTCGGGACGGATCGGCTCTGGGAATTCCGCCAGAAGATCGAATTCGGCACCAACGAGGCTTCGAGGGTCAAGCCGTTTACTTATTACGCAGGGCGGCTGGGCATTCGCCTTGGACGCGGTTTGCGGCAACGTTAG
- a CDS encoding DUF4258 domain-containing protein — translation MPGVLDFKFMDCTAVRFSGHALTRMFERGLSKDEVLNVIEHGVPITEYPDDHPYPSRLLLGWIEGRPIHVVVAKDWESRICFVVTAYPPDPSIWSADFKTRRT, via the coding sequence ATGCCGGGAGTGCTAGACTTTAAATTTATGGATTGTACAGCAGTACGCTTCAGCGGCCATGCCCTAACCCGTATGTTCGAACGGGGATTGTCCAAAGACGAAGTCTTGAATGTGATAGAACATGGTGTGCCCATCACAGAATACCCTGATGACCATCCATATCCCAGTCGTTTGTTACTCGGATGGATCGAAGGACGACCCATCCACGTTGTCGTGGCCAAAGATTGGGAAAGTCGTATCTGCTTTGTCGTCACCGCTTATCCACCGGACCCTTCGATCTGGTCCGCCGACTTCAAGACCAGGAGGACGTAA
- a CDS encoding TolB family protein, which produces MNLYRRLLASSLVPWRMRHRLEQWVENECRENHSDIYRWLHFGRASDPVEPVTKGPNHHFFGYYDKSPWNASGRYLLAHEAAFNDRAPSADDRLVIGLVDRADKDRFLPLADTLAWNWQQGAMAQWHPADPERLFVHNDRREDKFVGVVRDTEGREQKVYERPLYALLPDGRSGFSLNFARLAVHRPGYGYAGGCDDFAADLKPENDGLWRLDLSSGKAELKISLAELAGRDPKPSMTDAWHYINHIQPSRTGKRIAFFHLWHRDAKHWEVRLYICRPDGSDLTCLLDTGFISHYDWRDDDTLLVWAKRPNASARFLLLNHANREFHTFGEDMLQEDGHCTFSPDGRWVLNDTYPDRHQMRTLMLVRADGGRRIDLARLYSPKSRWWGEIRCDLHPRWSRDGRQVCIDSVHDGTRQMYVVDVESMTR; this is translated from the coding sequence ATGAACCTCTATCGCCGACTGCTCGCCTCTTCGCTTGTCCCGTGGCGCATGCGTCATCGACTGGAACAATGGGTGGAAAACGAATGCCGGGAAAACCATTCGGACATTTATCGATGGCTGCATTTCGGCCGTGCGTCCGATCCGGTCGAACCCGTCACGAAAGGACCCAACCATCATTTTTTCGGTTATTACGACAAATCCCCCTGGAACGCATCGGGCCGGTATCTTCTCGCCCACGAGGCGGCCTTCAACGATCGAGCGCCTTCCGCGGACGACCGACTGGTCATCGGCCTGGTCGATCGCGCGGACAAAGACCGCTTCCTCCCCCTCGCCGATACCCTGGCCTGGAACTGGCAACAGGGCGCCATGGCGCAATGGCATCCGGCCGATCCGGAGCGTCTCTTCGTCCACAACGACCGACGGGAAGACAAATTCGTGGGTGTCGTACGCGATACGGAAGGACGGGAGCAAAAAGTTTACGAGCGCCCTCTGTACGCCCTCTTGCCGGACGGCCGCAGCGGGTTCAGCCTCAACTTTGCCAGGCTGGCCGTACACCGCCCCGGATACGGGTATGCGGGCGGGTGCGACGACTTCGCCGCCGACCTCAAACCGGAAAATGACGGCCTGTGGCGCTTGGACCTGTCTTCCGGGAAAGCGGAACTGAAAATCTCCCTCGCGGAGCTTGCCGGCCGCGACCCCAAGCCTTCCATGACGGACGCCTGGCATTACATCAACCATATCCAGCCCTCACGCACCGGTAAGCGGATTGCCTTTTTCCATCTTTGGCACCGGGACGCCAAGCATTGGGAAGTGCGCCTCTATATCTGCCGTCCCGACGGCTCCGATCTCACCTGTCTGCTGGATACCGGATTTATCTCCCATTACGACTGGCGGGATGACGACACCCTTCTGGTGTGGGCCAAACGGCCCAATGCTTCCGCCCGATTCTTGCTGCTCAACCATGCGAATCGGGAGTTCCACACCTTCGGGGAGGATATGCTTCAGGAAGACGGCCATTGCACGTTTTCGCCGGACGGGCGCTGGGTACTGAACGATACTTATCCAGATAGGCATCAGATGCGTACCTTGATGCTGGTGCGCGCCGATGGCGGCAGGCGCATTGATTTGGCACGCTTGTATTCGCCCAAATCGCGCTGGTGGGGGGAGATCCGCTGCGATCTGCACCCCCGCTGGAGCCGCGACGGCCGGCAGGTATGCATCGACTCGGTGCATGATGGGACCCGTCAGATGTATGTCGTCGATGTGGAAAGCATGACCCGATGA